From a region of the Paenibacillus lutimineralis genome:
- a CDS encoding VOC family protein: protein MKATIDPKAEIGIVRLKITNLERSLRFYQEVIGLQLLRREGHLAELTADGKTVLLVLEESEQFHVLQGRSVSGLYHFAILVPDRVSLGLALRNLIKHQIPVGQGDHLVSEALYLNDPDRNGIEIYADRPRETWPKDEQGEYKMTTDPVDIEGLLNISQQAEWSGLPAGTKIGHVHFHVGDLNQARQFYTEVLGFDIVAHYGQDALFISAGGYHHHIGLNIWAGVGAPPNPEDATGLRFFTITLPDQEAVEDIVRRLHDADVAHQHGAGFVELTDPFGIGMRLVVKS from the coding sequence ATGAAAGCAACGATTGATCCTAAGGCAGAGATCGGAATTGTAAGATTGAAGATCACGAATTTAGAGCGTTCGCTGCGTTTCTATCAGGAAGTGATCGGGCTCCAGTTGCTGCGCCGAGAGGGGCATCTCGCTGAGCTTACCGCTGATGGGAAGACGGTTCTGCTTGTTCTGGAAGAGAGTGAGCAATTCCATGTACTGCAAGGCAGAAGTGTATCTGGTTTATATCATTTTGCTATTCTCGTTCCGGATCGGGTGTCCCTGGGACTGGCTCTGCGGAACTTGATTAAGCATCAAATTCCGGTCGGCCAAGGGGATCATCTTGTCAGCGAAGCATTATATCTGAACGATCCAGACCGTAATGGAATTGAGATTTATGCCGATCGGCCGCGCGAGACGTGGCCAAAAGACGAACAGGGTGAGTATAAGATGACTACGGATCCTGTTGATATTGAAGGATTACTGAACATATCGCAGCAGGCCGAGTGGAGTGGATTGCCGGCAGGAACTAAGATCGGACATGTCCATTTTCATGTTGGTGATCTGAACCAGGCCAGACAGTTCTATACGGAGGTTCTGGGCTTCGATATTGTAGCCCATTATGGACAAGATGCATTATTTATTTCGGCTGGTGGGTATCATCACCATATCGGGTTAAATATATGGGCTGGCGTCGGGGCGCCTCCGAATCCAGAGGATGCCACGGGACTGCGCTTTTTCACCATAACGCTTCCTGATCAGGAAGCTGTTGAAGATATTGTGAGACGCCTGCATGATGCCGATGTCGCACATCAGCATGGTGCTGGGTTCGTTGAACTTACTGATCCATTTGGAATCGGTATGCGTCTCGTTGTGAAGTCATGA
- a CDS encoding NAD(P)-dependent oxidoreductase encodes MEVIIMAKIAIVGATGKAGSRIMKEALDRGHEVTAIVRSASKLDNKDVSVIEKDVFELTAEDVKSFDVVVNAFGAPAGQEHLHVDAGNVLIEAMKGAPNTRLIVVGGAGSLYVDDAKTTRVMDTPGFPDIFFPTASNQGKNLEILQATNSIKWTFMSPSANFAIGRRTGAYQTGKDHLLVNSQGDSYVSYEDFAIAVVDEIENSAHLNERFTVVSEA; translated from the coding sequence ATGGAGGTAATTATAATGGCTAAGATCGCAATCGTAGGAGCAACAGGTAAAGCAGGTAGTCGTATTATGAAAGAAGCGCTGGATCGCGGACATGAAGTTACTGCGATTGTGCGCAGTGCATCCAAATTGGACAATAAAGATGTGTCTGTGATCGAGAAGGATGTGTTCGAGTTAACAGCAGAAGATGTGAAGAGCTTCGATGTTGTTGTAAATGCATTTGGCGCGCCAGCAGGTCAAGAGCATCTGCATGTGGATGCCGGCAACGTACTGATTGAAGCGATGAAGGGAGCACCGAACACAAGACTGATCGTAGTTGGCGGGGCAGGCAGCTTGTATGTGGATGACGCGAAGACGACCCGGGTTATGGATACCCCAGGGTTCCCCGATATTTTCTTTCCGACGGCATCAAATCAGGGCAAGAACCTGGAGATTCTGCAAGCAACCAATTCAATCAAATGGACCTTTATGAGTCCTTCGGCTAACTTCGCGATCGGCAGACGGACCGGAGCTTACCAGACAGGGAAGGATCATCTTCTCGTCAACTCCCAAGGAGATAGCTATGTCAGCTATGAGGATTTCGCGATCGCTGTGGTCGATGAGATCGAGAATTCTGCCCATCTCAACGAACGCTTCACAGTAGTATCGGAAGCCTGA
- a CDS encoding carbohydrate ABC transporter permease — MKQSKKSLQLSMGIKEQIAGYLFVTPLMLGLIILSLIPVIGSLLLSFTNWNFVAGIGAMKFAGLGNFEKLIHDSVFMKSLVNNLIFIIIVPVTMIVALFLAILIDKHIYMKGFFKVVYFLPYISSIVAIAMVWQVLFHPSLGPVNNLLISLGVDNPPKWLADIDYALPSLMMIQLWIMLGYNIIIYIAGLQSIPKDLYEASEIDGANAWVKFRSITLPCVSPTTFFLLVTGIIGTFKIFDLIQVLTQGGPANSTTVIVYELYDTAFNQLKTGYASSMALVLFVICLIITTLQMLAQKKWVNY; from the coding sequence ATGAAGCAGTCCAAAAAATCCTTACAGCTCAGCATGGGGATAAAGGAGCAGATCGCCGGGTATTTATTTGTCACTCCCTTAATGCTGGGACTGATCATTTTAAGTTTGATTCCGGTGATTGGTTCCTTGCTGCTTAGTTTCACGAATTGGAACTTTGTTGCTGGAATCGGCGCCATGAAGTTTGCCGGATTAGGCAATTTTGAAAAGCTGATACACGATAGTGTGTTTATGAAGAGCCTGGTCAACAATTTAATATTCATCATTATTGTTCCGGTTACCATGATCGTTGCACTATTCCTAGCCATTCTGATTGATAAACATATTTATATGAAAGGTTTCTTTAAAGTAGTTTATTTCCTTCCATATATTTCGAGTATCGTGGCTATAGCTATGGTATGGCAGGTGTTGTTCCATCCTTCGCTGGGACCGGTCAACAATTTGCTGATCTCCCTTGGTGTAGACAACCCACCAAAGTGGCTTGCCGATATCGATTACGCCTTGCCGTCGCTGATGATGATCCAATTATGGATTATGCTCGGCTACAACATCATTATTTACATAGCCGGATTACAATCCATTCCTAAGGATCTCTATGAAGCATCAGAGATTGATGGAGCAAATGCATGGGTGAAGTTCCGCAGCATTACATTACCTTGCGTATCCCCTACGACATTTTTCTTATTAGTTACAGGGATCATCGGTACGTTCAAAATTTTCGACCTGATTCAGGTGCTGACACAAGGGGGACCGGCCAATTCTACGACAGTTATCGTCTATGAATTGTATGATACAGCCTTTAACCAGTTAAAGACGGGGTACGCTTCGAGTATGGCGCTGGTTCTGTTTGTAATCTGTCTTATCATTACTACCCTGCAAATGCTGGCTCAGAAAAAATGGGTTAATTATTAA
- a CDS encoding carbohydrate ABC transporter permease, with translation MSKLIWTIVMALIGILFVLPFIWMLSTSFKPETDVFKFPIEWIPKHWNLVENYRTVWSGQFLRYYWNSIYITITTTVINVTVCALAAYGFSKLRFWGRDTMFVFVLALYMVPPQASLVPQFLLFNWFDLINTHTGLILLNSFSIIGAFMLKQFFMGVNNEYLESAKIDGAGYFRTFWQIALPLIRPGVATYAILRFIWTWNDYQYPLIFLKSKELFTVQLGIRLFGDQYGDVYSLMMAGAVSAILPLLIIFAIGQKQVIEGISLGGVKG, from the coding sequence ATGTCGAAATTAATATGGACGATTGTAATGGCTTTGATCGGGATTTTATTCGTACTGCCTTTCATATGGATGTTGTCGACTTCCTTTAAGCCCGAGACGGATGTATTTAAATTCCCGATTGAATGGATTCCGAAGCATTGGAACCTCGTCGAGAATTACAGGACTGTGTGGAGCGGTCAGTTTCTGCGCTATTACTGGAACTCTATATACATCACCATCACAACTACGGTTATTAATGTTACCGTCTGTGCACTAGCGGCCTATGGCTTCTCAAAATTACGCTTCTGGGGCAGGGATACGATGTTCGTATTTGTACTTGCCTTGTACATGGTACCGCCTCAGGCTTCATTGGTTCCACAGTTCTTATTGTTCAACTGGTTTGATTTGATCAATACGCATACGGGTCTTATACTGCTTAACAGCTTTAGCATTATTGGAGCTTTCATGTTGAAACAGTTCTTTATGGGCGTTAACAATGAATATCTCGAGTCCGCTAAAATCGATGGAGCGGGTTACTTCCGCACCTTCTGGCAAATTGCTTTGCCGCTCATTCGCCCAGGCGTGGCTACTTATGCAATCCTTCGTTTTATCTGGACCTGGAATGATTACCAATATCCGTTGATTTTCCTGAAATCAAAAGAGCTGTTCACTGTTCAGCTTGGTATCAGACTGTTTGGGGATCAATACGGAGATGTCTATTCCTTGATGATGGCCGGGGCGGTATCTGCCATTCTTCCACTGTTGATTATCTTTGCCATCGGTCAGAAGCAGGTTATTGAGGGAATCTCGCTTGGTGGTGTAAAGGGATAA
- a CDS encoding ABC transporter substrate-binding protein produces MKRWSVLLLSLSLALTVTACGGGNAKNTEPQANGANNAGDKPAAEQVTLKLSTWQTDAKAQWSKIIPEFEKEHPNIKVELDLLNEKGDSVASMQKLDLMAASNDQLDIVELPYTNYTQRADIGLFEPLDDYIAKDGYKYEDEYLVDTQVNGKIYALPSSMQRWFIILNKSMLDEAGLPVPTDWTWKDFEQYAKTLTKGEGAEKRFGAYLHNWPDYFQLQLMSKPSDNTFLKNDGTSNAKDPLLKLNLEMMKRMMYEDKSANPYEDIISQKLAYRNQYFNGLAAMLPIGDWMVAESGGTDAIPATFETVFAPLPKLEGESQHYSPVQPTYMAVASKSKNKEAAYQFVRWYTSQGLEIGGRVFSGWAKSDTDKLVDTIVNSSKDPSKINVESLKYTMKNSAPGSASVPAKYADEAKNVVIPEAELYLMNKQDIDKTIDSIDQKITEVVNNN; encoded by the coding sequence ATGAAAAGATGGTCAGTATTGTTGTTAAGCTTGTCTCTTGCTCTAACGGTTACAGCTTGCGGTGGTGGTAATGCAAAGAATACAGAACCTCAGGCGAATGGTGCGAACAACGCTGGGGATAAGCCAGCAGCAGAGCAGGTTACGCTGAAGCTTAGCACTTGGCAGACGGATGCAAAAGCACAATGGAGCAAGATCATCCCTGAGTTTGAGAAAGAGCATCCGAACATTAAAGTAGAACTGGATCTTCTGAATGAAAAGGGCGATTCCGTAGCTTCGATGCAAAAGCTGGATCTGATGGCAGCATCAAATGATCAGTTGGATATCGTTGAATTGCCTTATACGAATTATACTCAACGTGCGGATATCGGATTGTTCGAACCGTTAGATGATTATATCGCGAAAGACGGCTACAAATATGAGGATGAATACTTGGTAGATACGCAGGTGAACGGCAAGATTTATGCTCTTCCATCATCTATGCAGCGTTGGTTCATAATTTTGAACAAGTCGATGCTGGATGAAGCAGGCTTACCAGTACCAACGGATTGGACTTGGAAAGATTTTGAGCAATATGCGAAGACCTTGACCAAAGGAGAAGGTGCTGAGAAACGCTTCGGTGCTTATCTTCACAACTGGCCGGATTACTTCCAATTACAGTTGATGAGCAAACCTTCTGACAATACGTTCCTGAAGAACGATGGAACTTCTAATGCCAAGGATCCACTCTTGAAGTTAAACCTCGAGATGATGAAGAGAATGATGTATGAGGATAAGAGCGCAAATCCGTATGAGGATATTATTTCGCAAAAGTTAGCTTATCGTAACCAATATTTCAATGGGCTTGCGGCTATGCTGCCAATTGGTGACTGGATGGTAGCGGAATCCGGAGGAACGGATGCAATCCCGGCCACTTTTGAAACGGTATTCGCACCGCTTCCTAAATTGGAAGGAGAGAGCCAGCACTATTCTCCGGTTCAACCCACTTATATGGCGGTAGCGTCGAAATCCAAAAATAAAGAAGCTGCCTACCAATTTGTTAGATGGTATACCTCTCAAGGATTAGAGATTGGCGGAAGAGTATTCTCTGGCTGGGCTAAATCGGATACGGATAAGCTGGTAGATACCATCGTGAATTCGTCCAAGGATCCTTCGAAGATTAATGTGGAGTCGTTGAAATACACCATGAAGAATTCAGCTCCTGGATCTGCCTCTGTACCTGCCAAATATGCGGACGAAGCGAAGAATGTCGTTATCCCGGAAGCAGAACTATATCTGATGAATAAGCAGGATATCGATAAGACGATCGACAGTATTGATCAGAAGATTACTGAAGTTGTAAACAACAATTAA